In Tetrapisispora phaffii CBS 4417 chromosome 6, complete genome, a single genomic region encodes these proteins:
- the CRC1 gene encoding carnitine:acyl carnitine antiporter (similar to Saccharomyces cerevisiae CRC1 (YOR100C); ancestral locus Anc_2.184), whose protein sequence is MSDVSSEEVYLEEASLWQENVRSLVAGGVGGVCAVLTGHPFDLVKVRLQNNQASSTVDAIKKILIDVQVQNRIKFNPINYFKGFYKGVIPPLVGVTPIFAVSFWGYDVGKKIVSYTADSSNSNNSLSNPQLAMAGFLSAIPTTLVTAPTERIKVVLQTQQPGVKNSSMISAATRIVKEGGVKSLFKGSLATLARDGPGSALYFGSYEVSKKFLNSRSSNNNANGDEVNLLNVCLSGGIAGMSMWVVVFPIDTIKTKLQAGSTKTLNGGRVNMVSVAKEIYFTKGGLKGFFPGIGPALLRSFPANAATFLGVELTHSLIKNYNL, encoded by the coding sequence ATGTCAGACGTCTCCAGCGAGGAAGTATATTTAGAAGAAGCTAGTTTATGGCAAGAAAATGTTAGGTCTTTAGTGGCAGGTGGTGTTGGGGGTGTTTGTGCTGTACTGACGGGTCATCCGTTCGATTTAGTCAAGGTTCGTTTACAGAATAATCAAGCTAGCTCTACTGTCGATgctattaaaaaaattcttaTTGATGTTCAGGTCCAAAATCGTATCAAATTCAATCCAATAAACTATTTTAAAGGTTTTTATAAAGGTGTCATACCGCCACTGGTCGGTGTGACTCCAATTTTCGCTGTCTCCTTTTGGGGCTACGATGTAGGTAAAAAAATTGTCTCTTATACAGCAgattcatcaaattcaaataactCGTTGTCCAATCCCCAGTTAGCAATGGCTGGGTTCTTGAGCGCTATACCAACTACTTTAGTGACCGCTCCAACGGAAAGAATTAAAGTTGTGTTGCAAACACAACAGCCCGGTGTTAAAAATTCCTCCATGATCTCGGCGGCTACAAGGATAGTGAAAGAAGGAGGAgttaaatcattatttaaaggtTCATTAGCGACCTTGGCAAGGGATGGTCCTGGTTCGGCATTGTATTTTGGTTCTTACGAAGTGTCaaagaaatttttgaacTCAAGAAGTTCAAATAACAACGCAAATGGAGATGaagttaatttattaaacgTTTGTTTAAGTGGTGGTATTGCGGGCATGTCCATGTGGGTAGTGGTTTTCCCAATTGATACAATAAAGACCAAGTTACAAGCAGGCTCGACGAAAACGCTGAACGGAGGAAGGGTTAATATGGTCTCTGTtgcaaaagaaatttaCTTTACGAAAGGAGGATTGAAAGGATTCTTCCCCGGTATCGGACCTGCCCTTTTAAGATCATTCCCCGCAAATGCTGCAACATTCTTAGGTGTCGAGTTAACTCattcattaattaaaaactaCAATCTGTAG
- the MIC27 gene encoding Mic27p (similar to Saccharomyces cerevisiae YNL100W; ancestral locus Anc_2.178), translated as MFIYNVQSFIEEKEEVPISKDKVNVPDSADNKSSNLNIFKKIDQDINNDLVNYTLDSGSKVTESKELTSWIHRWRTDVVDKYRFYSSSIKSQEEKLLKDKQNATKYIYSNILTDDLENSEDLVPGATLSLLAFFTGRVLTNKRNWSRINGTLVKSSFMGKTLTSIPSRVVIPVFFACYTMKTFLPVTFQNLVNTIENDMLPRKFVNDYHELWNVGYVNGIQKSCNNLHASINNASFESVRKLRELVDKVFR; from the coding sequence ATGTTCATTTACAATGTTCAATcttttattgaagaaaaagagGAGGTGCCTATTTCTAAGGATAAGGTCAACGTACCTGATAGCGctgataataaatcaagTAACTtaaacatatttaaaaaaattgatcaagatattaataatgatctAGTGAATTATACTTTAGATAGTGGATCAAAAGTTACAGAATCCAAAGAGTTAACAAGCTGGATCCATCGTTGGAGAACTGATGTAGTGGATAAGTATAGATTTTATTCTTCGTCAATAAAATCACAGGAAGAAAAGCTATTAAAAGATAAACAAAATGCTACTAAATACATTTACTCCAATATATTGACTGATGATTTGGAAAATTCGGAAGACTTGGTTCCAGGTGCTACTTTATCGTTACTTGCTTTTTTTACAGGAAGAGTCCTAACAAATAAGAGGAACTGGAGTAGAATTAATGGCACACTAGTTAAAAGTTCCTTTATGGGGAAAACATTAACCTCTATACCATCTAGAGTGGTCATTCCAGTTTTCTTTGCATGTTATACTATGAAGACATTTTTACCTGTAACATTTCAAAATCTGGTAAACACAATTGAGAATGATATGCTACCAAGAAAATTCGTAAACGACTATCATGAACTCTGGAATGTTGGCTATGTTAATGGTATACAGAAATCttgtaataatttacaTGCTAGTATCAATAATGCATCTTTTGAAAGTGTTAGAAAATTGAGAGAGCTAGTTGACAAGGTTTTTCGCTAA
- the OCA1 gene encoding putative tyrosine protein phosphatase OCA1 (similar to Saccharomyces cerevisiae OCA1 (YNL099C); ancestral locus Anc_2.180): MTDDVVDTLAEDLKISKAVEALHFNSPTKPKSESLNTTNKNENEANNYDDNDDEENDNDDDDDDDNDDEHIYINEETETGVERILVSKAPEERIVPPLNFCPVERYLYRSGQPSPVNFPFLLNLHLKTIIWLANEEPQDTLLEFCESNNIELQFAAINPDAGEDDNPWDGLTEHSIINALKTIVEKKNYPMLVCCGMGRHRTGTVIGCLRKLMAWNLASVSEEYRRFSGSRGGRILVELLIEAFDTKLIKIEKDKAPDWLLTAVESD, encoded by the coding sequence ATGACGGACGACGTGGTAGATACCTTAGCAGAAGATCTGAAAATATCAAAGGCTGTGGAAGCGTTGCATTTTAACTCTCCAACGAAACCGAAAAGTGAGAGTCTTAACACTACCAATaagaatgaaaatgaagcAAATAATTATGACGACAATGATGAcgaagaaaatgataatgacGACGATGACGACGACGATAATGACGACGAACATATTTACATCAATGAAGAAACTGAAACTGGAGTGGAAAGAATCTTGGTATCGAAAGCCCCTGAGGAACGAATAGTGCCGCCTCTAAACTTTTGTCCCGTAGAGAGATACCTTTATAGATCGGGACAGCCTTCTCCTGTAAATTTCCCTTTCCTATTGAATTTACATCTTAAGACAATTATATGGCTTGCCAATGAGGAACCACAGGATACTCTACTAGAATTCTGCGAATCAAACAATATTGAGCTGCAATTCGCTGCAATCAACCCAGATGCTGGAGAAGACGATAATCCATGGGATGGTTTAACGGAACACTCCATAATAAACGCCTTGAAAACTATTGTCGAAAAAAAGAACTATCCTATGCTCGTCTGCTGTGGTATGGGAAGACATAGAACTGGTACAGTTATTGGATGTTTGAGAAAATTAATGGCTTGGAACTTAGCCAGTGTTTCAGAAGAATATAGAAGATTCTCTGGTAGTCGAGGTGGCCGTATTCTAGTGGAACTTCTAATTGAAGCATTTGATACaaagttaataaaaattgagAAGGATAAAGCTCCCGATTGGTTATTGACTGCTGTGGAAAGTGACTAA
- the OST2 gene encoding dolichyl-diphosphooligosaccharide-protein glycotransferase (similar to Saccharomyces cerevisiae OST2 (YOR103C); ancestral locus Anc_2.181), which yields MAKKEVQVNKKEKTTEKAVEVPEAVEESKPVVSQKPINSSISKDFSEAWGLSMKSYFEQVSEDKRIMLIDIFCLFLVIFAALQCVFMILIRSTFPFNAFLSSFILCVGQFVLLISLRLQLTEPFPHISKSRAFGEFIFASLVLHFISLHFIN from the coding sequence ATGGCTAAGAAAGAAGTCCAAGTTAATAAAAAGGAAAAGACTACTGAGAAAGCAGTCGAAGTTCCAGAGGCTGTTGAAGAATCCAAGCCAGTGGTATCGCAAAAGCCAATTAACTCCTCTATAAGTAAAGATTTTTCGGAGGCATGGGGTCTCTCAATGAAATCATACTTCGAACAAGTTTCTGAAGACAAGAGAATTATGTtgattgatatattttgtttgtttCTAGTTATATTTGCTGCATTGCAATGTGTTTTCATGATTTTGATAAGGAGCACATTCCCATTCAATGCATTTCTGTCTAGTTTCATTCTCTGCGTTGGTCAATTTGTGTTATTAATAAGTTTAAGACTACAATTGACGGAACCGTTCCCTCACATCTCCAAGAGTCGTGCATTCGgtgaatttatatttgcCAGTTTAGTATTACACTTCATATCATTAcatttcatcaattaa
- the AVT4 gene encoding Avt4p (similar to Saccharomyces cerevisiae AVT4 (YNL101W); ancestral locus Anc_2.177), producing the protein MSTNSEKGFKNLNNNDTKQRTGTSNWKTYFLLLKSFVGTGSLLLPSAFHKGGLVFSVILIVIFGLYSYWCYFIIIKLKTKVKANTFQEIGNNILGRWMSYVILGSLVLTQIGFSSAYIIFVGENFNQVVYNMTNYECNIIYPILFQLGFNFAMSFISRMEVLTIPAVIANVLIICGIILVISYSLHHLILISDKKSDPGVMLFFNSNEWTLFIGTAIYAFEGVGLLIPIHNNMSSPKDFPKILLLVMLTMSIIFILIGTCGYLSYGEKIKVIILQSFAPGIFVNIIIVCFTIGILLSTPLQLFSLTSLLEDFLFTKKKIAVADEDLKVLEESDILCSESDTEAQGTKHINLRVYKIILRFLIVTTVCLIGYITSDKLNKLVAIVGSLACIPLVYIYPPLLNLYECSLPGIIKNNWSILPFVFDLFLIISGLCGMMYTSYRSVIL; encoded by the coding sequence ATGAGTACCAATTCAGAAAAAGGATTTAAAaacttaaataataatgacacCAAGCAGAGAACAGGGACTTCAAATTGGAAaacttattttttattattaaagtCATTTGTTGGAACAGGAAGTTTATTACTTCCTTCAGCCTTCCATAAAGGTGGTTTGGTATTCTCTGTCATTCTCATTGTTATCTTTGGGTTATATTCATATTGGTGCTACTtcataattattaaattaaagacTAAGGTGAAGGCCAATACATTCCAAGAAattggtaataatattctgGGTCGATGGATGAGTTATGTAATTTTAGGTTCATTGGTCTTAACACAAATCGGATTTTCAAGTGCCTATATCATATTTGTtggtgaaaattttaacCAAGTCGTTTACAATATGACCAACTACGAATGTAATATTATCTAtccaattttatttcaactAGGGTTCAATTTTGCAATGAGTTTTATTTCTAGAATGGAAGTCCTAACAATACCTGCGGTAATTGCAAATGTACTAATTATATGTGGAATAATATTAGTTATATCTTATTCTTTACATCATTTAATCTTAATCTCAGATAAAAAAAGTGATCCTGGAGTTATGTTATTCTTCAACTCAAACGAGTGGACATTATTTATCGGTACAGCAATATATGCTTTTGAAGGTGTCGGTCTTTTGATCCCAATTCACAATAATATGAGTTCTCCAAAAGACTTCccaaaaatattgttgCTAGTGATGCTAACAAtgtcaataatatttattcttattgGAACTTGTGGCTACTTGAGTTATGGGGAAAAGATAAAGgtaataattttacaaaGTTTTGCGCCTGGGATTTTtgtcaatattattattgtttgttTCACAATCGGTATATTACTTTCTACACCTTTGCAATTGTTCTCATTGACTTCATTATTAGAAGACTTTCtttttacaaaaaaaaaaattgctGTAGCAGATGAAGACTTAAAAGTATTGGAAGAAAGTGATATACTATGTTCTGAAAGTGACACGGAGGCACAAGGCACAAAGCACATAAATTTGAGAGTGTATAAGATTATATTAAGATTTCTGATAGTTACAACTGTTTGCCTTATTGGATACATCACCTCTGACAAACTGAATAAATTAGTAGCAATAGTTGGTTCTCTAGCATGCATTCCTttggtatatatatatccaccgttgttaaatttatatgaaTGTAGTTTACCGGggataattaaaaataattggaGCATATTACCGTTTGTTTTTGATCTATTCCTTATTATTTCGGGACTTTGTGGGATGATGTATACTTCATACAGGAGCGTTATCCTTTAG